In Methylobacterium aquaticum, the following are encoded in one genomic region:
- a CDS encoding gamma-glutamylcyclotransferase family protein, giving the protein MPLYFAYGSNMDRAAMARRCPASRVLGLGRLNRHRLVIMREGYASVERFPTGTVWGVLWDLALSDVPALDRYEGVASGLYVKAQQPVSTEGGVRRALVYLGRGNGGVPRPGYLEGVIAAGRENGLPEMYLKGLAALKR; this is encoded by the coding sequence GTGCCTCTGTATTTCGCCTACGGCTCCAACATGGACCGGGCCGCCATGGCCCGGCGCTGCCCCGCCTCGCGGGTGCTCGGCCTCGGCCGGCTCAACCGCCACCGCCTGGTGATCATGCGCGAGGGCTACGCCTCGGTGGAGCGTTTCCCGACCGGGACGGTCTGGGGCGTGCTCTGGGACCTGGCACTCTCCGACGTGCCGGCCCTCGACCGCTACGAGGGCGTGGCGAGCGGGCTCTACGTCAAGGCGCAGCAGCCGGTCTCGACCGAGGGCGGGGTGCGGCGGGCTCTGGTCTATCTCGGGCGCGGCAACGGCGGCGTGCCGCGGCCGGGCTACCTGGAAGGGGTGATCGCGGCGGGCCGGGAGAATGGATTGCCGGAGATGTACCTGAAGGGGTTGGCGGCGCTGAAGCGGTGA
- a CDS encoding beta/gamma crystallin domain-containing protein: protein MIRIVSAALVWLGLSAGPVVAQIACALYEHDNYRGHSLVIGAGQRFSKVGSGWNDKASSVKVGPGCALTLYQHIDFGGDQRTITGDTASLGNLWNDQTSSASCQCTRGVDRFCRFYENVNFGGANRGVAENTNMNWVGDAWNDKISSVKVPQGCSLRLYQHRDFGGDTRFFPAGDYATVGALWNDQASSLQCSCR from the coding sequence ATGATCCGCATCGTATCGGCCGCGCTGGTCTGGCTCGGTCTGTCGGCCGGGCCGGTCGTGGCCCAGATCGCCTGTGCGCTCTACGAGCACGACAATTACCGCGGGCACTCGCTCGTCATCGGCGCCGGCCAGCGATTCAGCAAGGTCGGATCGGGCTGGAACGACAAGGCCTCGTCGGTCAAGGTCGGGCCGGGCTGCGCGCTCACGCTCTACCAGCACATCGATTTCGGCGGCGACCAGAGGACGATCACCGGCGACACCGCGTCCCTCGGCAACCTGTGGAACGACCAGACCTCGTCGGCGAGCTGCCAATGCACCCGCGGGGTCGATCGCTTCTGCCGGTTCTACGAGAACGTGAACTTCGGCGGCGCGAATCGCGGCGTCGCCGAGAACACCAACATGAACTGGGTCGGCGACGCCTGGAACGACAAGATCTCGTCCGTGAAGGTGCCGCAGGGGTGCAGCCTGCGGCTATACCAGCACCGGGATTTCGGCGGTGATACGCGGTTCTTCCCGGCTGGCGACTACGCCACCGTCGGCGCGCTCTGGAACGACCAGGCCTCGTCGCTCCAGTGCTCGTGCCGGTGA
- the ribB gene encoding 3,4-dihydroxy-2-butanone-4-phosphate synthase: MKLGDWLRQQGVTRLDFARRCGLSPAAVTGLCNNPAPWLSRETAAAVARVTGGAVTPNDFLGLASPGQEMPVTHASIIEALDAFARGEIVVVTDDDDRENEGDLVVAASLCTPEKMAFIIRNTCGIVCAPITVAEAKRLRLEPMVASNDAPLGTAFTVTVDVKHGLTTGISAEQRCNTVRALANGNMGATDFVRPGHVFPLIAKDGGVLMRSGHTEAAVDLCRLAKLPPVGVICELANDDGTVMKGPQITAFAQTHGLKQISVAELISYRQAREKLVERVGTFPVKTEWGEMTGYAYTTPFEPMQQFAFVHGRIGEGRDVLVRLHRSNVVADVIEGGRTIEAVMRRFAQEGRGVLVYLRDGTAGVPLSQLPDGTGEDGAEAARVRQWREVGLGAQILRDLGVVSIRNISSAARSYVGLSGFGIELVGDEPLEG; the protein is encoded by the coding sequence GTGAAACTCGGCGACTGGCTCCGACAGCAGGGCGTGACGCGCCTCGACTTCGCGCGGCGCTGCGGGCTCTCGCCGGCGGCGGTGACCGGCCTGTGCAACAATCCCGCGCCCTGGCTCTCGCGGGAGACGGCCGCTGCCGTGGCGCGCGTGACCGGCGGCGCCGTCACCCCCAACGATTTCCTGGGGCTCGCATCCCCGGGACAGGAGATGCCCGTGACCCACGCATCCATCATCGAGGCCCTCGACGCCTTCGCCCGCGGCGAGATCGTGGTCGTGACCGACGACGACGACCGCGAGAACGAGGGCGACCTCGTCGTCGCCGCCTCGCTCTGCACGCCCGAGAAGATGGCGTTCATCATCCGCAACACCTGCGGCATCGTCTGCGCGCCGATCACCGTCGCGGAGGCCAAGCGCCTGCGGCTCGAGCCGATGGTGGCCTCGAACGACGCGCCGCTCGGCACCGCCTTCACGGTCACGGTCGACGTCAAGCACGGGCTCACCACCGGCATCTCGGCCGAGCAGCGCTGCAACACCGTGCGGGCGCTCGCCAACGGCAACATGGGCGCCACCGATTTCGTGCGTCCCGGCCACGTCTTCCCGCTGATCGCCAAGGATGGCGGCGTGCTGATGCGCTCGGGCCATACCGAGGCCGCCGTCGACCTGTGCCGGCTGGCCAAGCTCCCCCCCGTCGGCGTGATCTGCGAACTCGCCAACGACGACGGCACCGTGATGAAGGGGCCGCAGATCACGGCCTTCGCGCAGACCCACGGCCTCAAGCAGATCTCGGTCGCCGAACTGATCTCGTACCGCCAGGCGCGCGAGAAGCTGGTCGAGCGGGTCGGCACCTTCCCGGTCAAGACCGAATGGGGCGAGATGACCGGCTACGCCTACACCACGCCGTTCGAGCCGATGCAGCAATTCGCCTTCGTGCACGGTCGCATCGGCGAGGGCCGCGACGTGCTGGTGCGGCTTCACCGCTCGAACGTGGTGGCGGACGTGATCGAGGGCGGCCGCACCATCGAGGCGGTGATGCGCCGCTTCGCGCAGGAAGGCCGGGGCGTGCTCGTCTACCTGCGCGACGGCACCGCCGGCGTGCCGCTGTCGCAGCTGCCCGACGGGACCGGCGAGGACGGAGCGGAGGCCGCCCGCGTCCGCCAGTGGCGCGAGGTGGGCCTGGGCGCCCAGATCCTGCGCGATCTCGGCGTGGTCTCGATCCGCAACATCTCGAGCGCGGCGCGCTCCTATGTCGGCCTGTCGGGCTTCGGCATCGAATTGGTCGGCGACGAGCCGCTGGAGGGGTAG
- a CDS encoding antitoxin: protein MTRPTLLPQPREAKLFRDDRSQAVRIPAEFALPGDRVRISRDGDRLILEPIGKRDLLDVLAALEPIEENFPDFDETLPPLDDDPL, encoded by the coding sequence ATGACGAGACCGACCCTGCTTCCGCAGCCTCGAGAGGCGAAACTGTTCCGCGACGATCGCAGCCAGGCCGTACGCATCCCGGCCGAGTTCGCCTTGCCCGGAGACCGGGTCCGCATCAGCCGCGATGGCGACCGCCTGATTCTGGAGCCGATCGGCAAGAGGGATCTTCTCGACGTTCTGGCGGCCTTGGAACCGATCGAGGAGAATTTTCCAGATTTCGACGAGACGCTGCCGCCGTTGGACGATGATCCGCTGTGA
- the yidD gene encoding membrane protein insertion efficiency factor YidD — protein MSPTRRAAHLAIRGYQLTLSGLVGRQCRHWPSCSAYTDEAIQRHGLWAGGWMGFARICRCGPFGTHGIDLVPEAPPPGAAWHRPWAYARWRGVNAPPPLCESVEG, from the coding sequence GTGAGCCCGACCCGCCGCGCGGCGCATCTCGCCATCCGCGGCTACCAGCTGACCCTGTCGGGCCTCGTCGGACGCCAGTGCCGGCACTGGCCGTCCTGCTCGGCCTATACCGACGAGGCGATCCAGCGCCACGGCCTGTGGGCCGGCGGCTGGATGGGATTTGCCCGGATCTGCCGCTGCGGCCCGTTCGGCACCCACGGCATCGACCTCGTGCCCGAGGCCCCGCCTCCCGGGGCCGCCTGGCACCGCCCCTGGGCCTATGCCCGCTGGCGCGGGGTCAACGCGCCGCCGCCGCTCTGCGAGAGCGTCGAGGGCTAA
- the hisI gene encoding phosphoribosyl-AMP cyclohydrolase, with translation MTALATFAPPGDKRALEEGETFTPRFGADGLITAIAVDADTGAVLMLAHMNAESLARTLSTGEVWYWSRSRAELWHKGATSGQIQTLVEMRVDCDQDALLLRVRVGGDGGCCHTGRRDCFYRGVSYDADSGAVKLVPSAS, from the coding sequence ATGACGGCGCTTGCGACCTTCGCTCCGCCCGGCGACAAGCGGGCGCTGGAAGAGGGCGAGACCTTCACCCCGCGATTCGGCGCTGACGGGCTGATCACGGCGATCGCGGTCGATGCCGATACGGGCGCGGTCTTGATGCTCGCCCACATGAACGCCGAATCGCTGGCGCGCACGCTCAGCACCGGCGAGGTCTGGTACTGGTCGCGCTCGCGGGCCGAGCTCTGGCACAAGGGTGCGACCAGCGGGCAGATCCAGACGCTCGTCGAGATGCGGGTCGATTGCGACCAGGACGCGCTCTTGCTGCGGGTGCGCGTCGGCGGCGATGGCGGGTGCTGCCATACCGGGCGGCGGGACTGTTTTTATCGGGGCGTGAGCTATGACGCGGATAGCGGGGCGGTGAAGCTGGTTCCCAGCGCGTCCTGA
- a CDS encoding acetyl-CoA carboxylase biotin carboxylase subunit, which produces MFEKILIANRGEIACRIIKTARRMGIKTVAVYSDADRDALHVAMADEAVHIGPAAAAQSYLVIDKIVEACRQTGAQAVHPGYGFLSEREAFPKALEAAGIVFIGPNPGAIAAMGDKIESKKAASAANVSTVPGFLGVIESPEHAVTIADEIGYPVMIKASAGGGGKGMRIAHSAGEVAEGFARARSEAASSFGDDRVFVEKFITDPRHIEIQVIGDKHGNVVYLGERECSIQRRNQKVIEEAPSPLLDEATRRKMGEQAVALAKAVNYDSAGTVEFVAGQDKSFYFLEMNTRLQVEHPVTEMITGLDLVELMIRVAAGETLPIGQDDVKLNGWAVESRVYAEDPTRNFLPSIGRLTTYRPPEEGEFGQAIVRNDTGVEEGSEIAIHYDPMIAKLVTWAPTREEAVSSQAQALDAFAIDGIRHNIPFLSALMHHPRWQEGRLSTGFIAEEFPNGFEAPKPAGEVARRMAAAAAAIDHLQNERKRGISGQMREPYLLRFEQERVVLLGDERFEAIVETTNDGVSVAFADGTEWQVDSDWLPGEPVWTGFIDGELAAIQVRPLLNGVFLQHAGAAAEARVYTKREADLAALMPVKEVAGSGKQLLCPMPGLVKSIMVTPGQEVKAGEPLAIVEAMKMENVLRAERDGTVQTIQAKEGDSLAVDAVILEFA; this is translated from the coding sequence ATGTTCGAGAAGATCCTGATCGCCAACCGCGGCGAGATCGCCTGCCGCATCATCAAGACGGCGCGTCGGATGGGGATCAAGACGGTGGCGGTCTATTCCGACGCCGACCGTGACGCGCTCCACGTCGCCATGGCCGACGAGGCGGTGCATATCGGTCCCGCCGCCGCGGCCCAGTCCTACCTCGTCATCGACAAGATCGTGGAGGCCTGCCGGCAGACCGGCGCCCAGGCCGTCCATCCCGGCTACGGCTTCCTCTCCGAGCGCGAGGCCTTCCCGAAGGCGCTGGAAGCCGCCGGCATCGTGTTCATCGGCCCGAACCCGGGCGCCATCGCCGCGATGGGCGACAAGATCGAGTCGAAGAAGGCGGCCTCGGCGGCGAACGTCTCGACCGTGCCGGGCTTCCTCGGCGTGATCGAGAGCCCGGAGCACGCCGTCACCATCGCCGACGAGATCGGCTATCCGGTGATGATCAAGGCCTCGGCCGGCGGCGGCGGCAAGGGCATGCGCATCGCGCATTCGGCCGGCGAGGTCGCGGAGGGCTTCGCCCGCGCCCGCTCGGAGGCCGCCTCGTCCTTCGGCGACGACCGGGTCTTCGTGGAGAAGTTCATCACCGATCCGCGCCACATCGAGATCCAGGTCATCGGCGACAAGCACGGCAACGTCGTCTATCTCGGCGAGCGCGAATGCTCGATCCAGCGCCGCAACCAGAAGGTCATCGAGGAGGCCCCGTCGCCGCTCCTTGACGAGGCGACCCGGCGCAAGATGGGCGAGCAGGCCGTGGCGCTGGCGAAAGCCGTGAACTACGATTCCGCCGGCACCGTCGAGTTCGTCGCCGGCCAGGACAAGTCGTTCTACTTCCTCGAGATGAACACCCGGCTCCAGGTCGAGCATCCGGTGACCGAGATGATCACCGGCCTCGACCTCGTCGAGCTGATGATCCGGGTCGCGGCCGGCGAGACGCTGCCGATCGGCCAGGACGACGTGAAGCTCAACGGCTGGGCGGTCGAGAGCCGCGTCTACGCCGAGGATCCGACCCGCAACTTCCTGCCCTCGATCGGCCGCCTCACCACCTACCGGCCGCCGGAGGAGGGCGAGTTCGGTCAGGCGATCGTGCGCAACGATACCGGCGTCGAGGAGGGCAGCGAGATCGCGATCCACTACGATCCGATGATCGCCAAGCTCGTCACCTGGGCGCCGACCCGCGAGGAGGCGGTGTCGTCGCAGGCCCAGGCCCTCGACGCCTTCGCGATCGACGGCATCCGCCACAACATCCCGTTCCTCTCGGCGCTGATGCACCATCCGCGCTGGCAGGAGGGCCGGCTCTCCACCGGCTTCATCGCCGAGGAATTCCCCAACGGGTTCGAGGCCCCGAAGCCCGCGGGCGAGGTGGCGCGCCGGATGGCGGCGGCCGCCGCCGCGATCGACCACCTGCAGAACGAGCGCAAGCGCGGCATCTCCGGCCAGATGCGCGAGCCCTACCTGCTGCGCTTCGAGCAGGAGCGGGTGGTGCTGCTCGGCGACGAGCGGTTCGAGGCCATCGTCGAGACGACCAATGACGGCGTCTCGGTCGCCTTCGCCGACGGGACCGAGTGGCAGGTCGACAGCGACTGGCTCCCGGGCGAGCCGGTCTGGACCGGATTCATCGACGGCGAACTGGCGGCGATCCAGGTCCGCCCGCTCCTCAACGGCGTGTTCCTCCAGCATGCCGGCGCCGCCGCCGAGGCCCGGGTCTACACCAAGCGCGAGGCGGATCTCGCCGCCCTGATGCCGGTCAAGGAGGTCGCGGGCTCGGGCAAGCAGCTGCTCTGCCCGATGCCGGGCCTGGTGAAGAGCATCATGGTCACCCCCGGCCAGGAGGTGAAGGCGGGCGAGCCGCTGGCGATCGTTGAGGCGATGAAGATGGAGAACGTGCTGCGCGCCGAGCGCGACGGCACCGTCCAGACCATCCAGGCCAAGGAGGGCGACAGCCTGGCGGTGGATGCGGTGATCCTCGAATTCGCCTGA
- the folE gene encoding GTP cyclohydrolase I FolE yields MDAVLKSLSVRSPEAADKRSDAPRPARVTERPTRQEAEAAVRTLLRWAGDDPEREGLLETPKRVVKAYEQIFGGYRQDADAILDRVFEEVEGYSDIVLVRDIPFHSHCEHHMVPFMGHAHIAYYPRRGVVGLSKLARVVDAFARRLQTQETMTAQIADTIDSVLHPRGVAVMIEAEHLCMAMRGVQKSGVSTITTQFTGVFKQDPTEQVRFLTLVRDRR; encoded by the coding sequence ATGGACGCGGTGCTGAAGTCCTTGTCGGTCCGGTCCCCGGAGGCGGCCGACAAGCGCAGCGACGCCCCCCGGCCGGCGCGCGTCACCGAGCGCCCGACCCGCCAGGAGGCCGAGGCCGCCGTGCGCACCCTGCTGCGCTGGGCCGGCGACGATCCGGAGCGCGAGGGCCTGCTCGAGACGCCCAAGCGCGTGGTGAAGGCCTACGAGCAGATCTTCGGGGGCTACCGCCAGGACGCCGACGCCATCCTCGACCGGGTGTTCGAGGAGGTCGAGGGCTATTCCGACATCGTGCTGGTGCGCGACATCCCGTTCCACTCCCATTGCGAGCACCACATGGTGCCGTTCATGGGACACGCCCACATCGCCTATTACCCGCGCCGCGGCGTGGTCGGGCTATCGAAGCTCGCCCGCGTCGTCGATGCCTTCGCCCGCCGTCTCCAGACCCAGGAGACGATGACCGCCCAGATCGCCGACACGATCGATTCGGTGCTGCATCCCCGCGGCGTCGCCGTGATGATCGAGGCCGAGCACCTGTGCATGGCGATGCGCGGCGTGCAGAAATCCGGCGTCTCGACCATCACCACCCAGTTCACCGGCGTGTTCAAGCAGGACCCGACCGAGCAGGTCCGCTTCCTCACCCTGGTCCGCGATCGGCGATGA
- a CDS encoding iron-sulfur cluster assembly scaffold protein, with protein MLDDIYNARILALAADIPHLGRLPSPQASASKHSKLCGSTITVDLVAEGGTVTDFAHDVKACALGQAASSLMARHVVGASAEELRSLRETVRRMLKENGPAPEGKFADFAVLEPVRDFKARHASTLLTFDAVVDALDQIAAKGETKGEAVPA; from the coding sequence ATGCTCGACGACATCTACAACGCCCGCATCCTCGCCCTCGCGGCGGACATCCCCCATCTCGGCCGGCTGCCGAGCCCGCAGGCGAGCGCGTCCAAGCACTCGAAGCTGTGCGGCTCGACCATCACGGTGGATCTCGTCGCCGAGGGCGGCACGGTCACCGACTTCGCCCACGACGTGAAGGCCTGTGCGCTCGGCCAGGCCGCCTCCTCGCTGATGGCCCGCCACGTCGTCGGGGCGAGCGCCGAGGAACTTCGCTCTCTCCGCGAGACCGTGCGGCGGATGCTGAAGGAGAACGGACCGGCGCCGGAGGGCAAGTTCGCCGACTTCGCCGTGCTGGAGCCCGTGCGGGACTTCAAGGCGCGCCACGCCTCGACGCTGCTCACCTTCGACGCGGTGGTCGATGCCCTCGACCAGATCGCCGCCAAGGGTGAAACGAAGGGTGAGGCGGTGCCGGCGTGA
- a CDS encoding IS4 family transposase: MHPSDTRFAQLLEGLDRQQIAQSVARHGADAYDKCFSSWDHLLALIFAQLSPAASLRALEVAWNAHAAAHPQLGTGRLHRSTLSDANQRRPLAVFTETFARLVGQLDRRLRRDGRTLLRLIDATPIPLGALHGWARSNGRIRGMKLHLAYTPETHQPRLLDLTPATRNDAEIGRRIPLERGATYVFDKGYCHYGWWSAIAEAQATFVTRPKTNMRLRVRTGRPLPPEPEREGDGFTLLADHEVALASKGDSRLGMGLRRIQLRRHEGGARLTLVTNDLTRPATQIAALYKTRWQIELLFRWLKQHLAIRRFLGHSEEAVRLQLVAAMITFALLRLALRRHCPRVPILRFVDLLRQGLFEPQTWAEVRALLSPRPTATRRRRRTAHAS; this comes from the coding sequence ATGCACCCCAGCGATACCCGCTTCGCCCAGCTGCTGGAAGGCCTCGATCGCCAGCAGATCGCCCAAAGCGTCGCGCGCCACGGCGCCGACGCCTACGACAAGTGCTTCTCCTCCTGGGATCACCTGCTGGCCCTGATCTTCGCCCAGCTCAGCCCCGCCGCCAGCTTGCGCGCCCTGGAGGTCGCCTGGAACGCTCACGCCGCGGCCCATCCCCAGCTCGGCACCGGGCGGCTGCATCGCTCGACCCTCTCGGATGCCAACCAGCGCCGCCCCCTGGCGGTGTTCACCGAGACCTTCGCCCGCCTGGTCGGCCAACTCGACCGTCGCCTGCGCCGCGACGGACGCACCTTGCTGCGCCTGATCGATGCCACCCCGATCCCGCTCGGCGCCCTGCACGGCTGGGCCCGCTCGAACGGCCGCATCCGCGGGATGAAGCTGCACCTGGCCTACACACCCGAAACCCACCAGCCCCGCCTGCTCGACCTCACCCCCGCCACCCGCAACGATGCCGAGATCGGCCGCCGGATCCCGCTGGAGCGCGGCGCCACATACGTCTTCGACAAGGGCTATTGCCACTACGGCTGGTGGAGCGCCATCGCCGAGGCCCAGGCGACGTTCGTCACCCGACCCAAGACCAACATGCGCCTGCGCGTGCGCACCGGCCGTCCCCTGCCGCCCGAGCCCGAGCGGGAGGGCGACGGCTTCACGCTGCTGGCCGATCACGAGGTCGCCCTGGCCAGCAAGGGCGACTCGCGCCTGGGCATGGGCCTGCGCCGGATCCAGTTGCGCCGCCACGAGGGCGGAGCACGCCTGACGCTGGTGACCAACGACCTGACCCGTCCCGCCACCCAGATCGCCGCCCTCTACAAGACGCGCTGGCAGATCGAGCTGTTGTTCCGCTGGCTCAAGCAGCACCTGGCGATCCGCCGCTTCCTGGGCCACAGCGAGGAAGCCGTGCGCCTGCAGTTGGTGGCGGCGATGATCACCTTCGCGCTGCTGCGCCTGGCGCTGCGCCGCCACTGCCCGCGCGTGCCGATCCTGCGCTTCGTCGACCTGCTGCGACAGGGCTTGTTCGAGCCGCAGACCTGGGCCGAGGTCCGGGCCCTGCTATCGCCAAGACCGACCGCAACCAGGCGCAGAAGGAGGACGGCCCATGCCTCCTAA
- a CDS encoding L,D-transpeptidase, whose translation MRRRLAPTTVPVRAALLGGALLGTILALPGCMYRATPDPELSARDKEWMAMVPEPEVDRRFARYMIEDPTGEAPGTIVVETRERQLYYVLPDRKAIRYGVTVGDEAYGWSGTARMFRKAAWPDWHPPAEMIKRWPHVHAMQGGPANPLGARALYLADATGKDTLYRIHGTNEPERIGQAASSGCIRMRNIDVVDLYNRVGTDAKVIVR comes from the coding sequence ATGCGCCGCCGCCTCGCCCCCACGACCGTTCCCGTGCGGGCCGCCCTTCTGGGGGGCGCTCTTCTGGGGACCATCCTGGCGCTGCCGGGCTGCATGTACCGCGCCACGCCCGATCCCGAATTGTCGGCCCGGGACAAGGAGTGGATGGCGATGGTGCCCGAGCCGGAGGTGGACCGGCGCTTCGCCCGCTACATGATCGAGGATCCGACCGGCGAGGCTCCCGGCACCATCGTGGTCGAGACGCGTGAGCGCCAGCTCTACTACGTGCTGCCCGACCGCAAGGCGATCCGCTACGGCGTCACCGTCGGCGACGAGGCCTATGGCTGGTCCGGCACCGCGCGGATGTTCCGCAAGGCTGCCTGGCCGGACTGGCACCCGCCGGCCGAGATGATCAAGCGCTGGCCCCACGTCCACGCCATGCAGGGCGGTCCCGCCAACCCGCTCGGCGCCCGCGCCCTCTACCTGGCGGATGCCACCGGCAAGGACACGCTCTACCGCATCCACGGCACCAACGAGCCGGAGCGGATCGGCCAGGCGGCGTCCTCGGGCTGCATCCGGATGCGCAACATCGACGTGGTCGATCTGTACAACCGGGTCGGGACGGATGCGAAGGTGATCGTGCGCTAA
- a CDS encoding histone deacetylase family protein: MTTLYLCHPASLDHNTPPGHPERADRIRVIERALEDERFAALVREQAPLADLAVAGLAHPENYVAAIAAAAPDEGLVGIDSDTVMSPGSLEAARRALGAAVRAVDEVMGGHVANAFAAMRPPGHHAERERAMGFCLFNTAAVAARHARKAHGAARVAIVDWDVHHGNGSQDIFWDDASVMYASTHQMPLFPGTGAASERGEHDTIVNVPLHAGDDGDTFREAFTHGVLPRLDAFRPDLIVISAGFDAHWRDPLANLKLTEADFAWATREVMGLADRRCGGRVVSLLEGGYDLIGLSKSVAAHVETLMGR, from the coding sequence ATGACGACGCTGTATCTCTGCCATCCGGCCTCCCTCGACCACAACACGCCGCCGGGCCACCCCGAGCGGGCCGACCGCATCCGGGTGATCGAGCGGGCGCTGGAGGACGAGCGCTTCGCCGCCCTGGTGCGCGAGCAGGCGCCGCTCGCCGACCTCGCGGTCGCGGGCCTCGCCCATCCGGAGAACTACGTCGCGGCGATCGCCGCGGCCGCGCCGGACGAGGGGCTGGTCGGCATCGATTCCGACACGGTGATGTCGCCGGGCTCGCTGGAGGCGGCGCGCCGGGCGCTCGGCGCTGCCGTCAGGGCGGTGGACGAGGTGATGGGCGGCCACGTCGCCAACGCGTTCGCCGCGATGCGCCCGCCCGGCCACCATGCCGAGCGCGAGCGCGCCATGGGCTTCTGCCTGTTCAACACCGCGGCGGTGGCGGCGCGCCACGCGCGCAAGGCTCACGGCGCCGCCCGGGTGGCGATCGTCGACTGGGACGTCCATCACGGCAACGGCTCGCAGGACATCTTCTGGGACGATGCCAGCGTGATGTACGCCTCGACCCACCAGATGCCGCTGTTTCCCGGCACCGGCGCAGCCTCCGAGCGCGGCGAGCACGACACCATCGTCAACGTGCCGCTCCATGCGGGGGACGACGGCGACACCTTCCGGGAGGCCTTCACCCACGGCGTGCTGCCGCGGCTCGACGCGTTCCGGCCCGACCTGATCGTGATCTCGGCCGGGTTCGACGCCCATTGGCGCGACCCGCTCGCCAACCTGAAGCTGACGGAAGCCGATTTCGCCTGGGCGACCCGGGAGGTGATGGGCCTCGCCGACCGCCGCTGCGGCGGCCGGGTGGTGTCGCTGCTGGAGGGCGGCTACGACCTGATCGGGCTGTCGAAGTCGGTGGCCGCCCATGTCGAGACGTTGATGGGGCGGTAA
- a CDS encoding DUF1993 domain-containing protein: protein MSLTRHLVPAYAQMLRALSGWLDKAHAHHGAEAGGPMSWRLAPDMLPLASQIRFACLQAQEATYRLRGEPLPHALDDLARAGREAGERPGSLDEARDCIADTLARLEALAPQALDGGVDAPVTIELPGLTFDMVGESYARDWALPQFYFHLMTAYAILRHHGVPLGKADYVPHMFGYLRTGPGA from the coding sequence ATGTCCCTGACCCGACACCTCGTCCCCGCTTACGCCCAGATGCTGCGGGCGCTCTCCGGCTGGCTCGACAAGGCGCACGCGCATCACGGTGCGGAGGCCGGCGGGCCGATGTCCTGGCGTCTCGCGCCGGACATGCTCCCGCTGGCCTCGCAGATCCGCTTCGCCTGCCTGCAGGCGCAGGAGGCGACCTACCGGCTCCGCGGCGAGCCCCTGCCGCACGCGCTCGACGACCTGGCCCGCGCGGGACGGGAGGCGGGCGAGCGGCCGGGCTCCCTCGACGAGGCGAGAGACTGCATCGCCGACACGCTCGCCCGGCTCGAGGCCCTCGCGCCGCAGGCGCTCGATGGAGGGGTGGACGCGCCGGTCACGATCGAGCTTCCCGGGCTGACCTTCGATATGGTGGGCGAGTCCTACGCGCGGGACTGGGCGCTGCCGCAATTCTACTTCCACCTCATGACCGCTTACGCGATCCTGCGCCACCACGGCGTCCCGCTCGGCAAGGCCGATTACGTTCCGCACATGTTCGGCTATCTCCGGACGGGACCAGGGGCCTGA